The Chitinophaga pinensis DSM 2588 region GTGAAAACGTGGCCTGGGAATCCCGCTCCTTTGAGGATGATAAATGGACTTATGATTACCTGTTGCCTTCGCTGGCTCATAATGGCGCTAATTTCTTCCGTACCTGGATGTGTTACTGGAATCTGCCGCTCGAATGGAAACAGCCACGTAGTACCAAACGATATCAGCCTTCAGCGGAATACTTTCATCCAGGCGCTATCCGGCGTATGGATCAGCTGGTGGATATGTGCGATTCACTCGGACTTTACTTCATGCTGACGCTCGACTGGCATGGTCACCTGATGGAACACGGCGGATGGAAACACAGCAGTTATAATAAAGCAAATGGCGGTCCGGCAGAAACCCCCACAGCTTTCTTCACCAGTCAGCAGGCACAGGAAAAGTACAAGAATAAACTACGTTATATCATTGCCCGCTGGGGCTATAGTTCCAGCATTGCCGTATGGGAATTCTTTAATGAGGTAGATAATGCCGCCTTTACACAACAGGATAGCATATTGATCCCGCTGCCCGTCATTGCGCAATGGCACCTGGAAATGAGCCGTTATCTGAAAGATATTGACCCTTACCATCATCTCGTCAGTACCAGCATCTCACACCGGGATATTATCGGGATGAATGCGATTCCTTATATCGACTTCAATCAAAAACACATCTATAAGCATACAGAAAAGATACCGGGCATCTATCCTGATTACATACAGACTTTCGGCAAACCTTATGTAGTAGGAGAATTTGGCTATCGCTGGGAAGACCAGGATCCAAAATATGCTACGGAAGCTAATTATGACTATCGCCGTGGATTGTGGTATGGTATGTTCAGTCCGACGCCTGTCCTGCCGATGTCCTGGTGGTGGGAATTATTCGACGACCAGCACATGACACCCTATCTGCAAAGCGTCAGTACCATCAATAAAATGATGTTACAGGCAGGTAAGGGACAATTCGAACAATTACCGGTGCAGGCCGCAATACTGGAATCTTACGCCATAAAGTGCGGCAATACCATCTTTGTTTATGCGCTGAACAATACAACAAAGCAGCAATCTGCCGATATACGTGTAAACATTCCATCCGGTTATACCCTGCAATGTTTCCATCCCTTAAAAAACACCTGGAATAAAAGTATCTATAAGCGTACTGCTGACGGAACAGTCCAGATCAGCAATACCGTGTTGCCCGCAAAAGAAGAGATCATACTGGTATTTAAACCCTGACACAACGCTGAACGCCCTTATCCACCCTAATAATTGATCATTCCACTAAAAAGTAAATGTTATGAAACACGTTTCTATTGTACTCCTTGCACTCACTTTATGTGCGACTATCAGCTGCAGAAAAG contains the following coding sequences:
- a CDS encoding DUF5060 domain-containing protein, producing MKNYVKAIPCYALLMATFTVYANDSTKLQRITPPAAAVNLYEKAEWTIDLTANYSNPYDQREIKLDMCLVSPSGKPLLLPAYFDQVNHHWQSRFAPQETGQYQYYFELIAGKDTVQSKPSVFTVYKSTRKGFLHKNDLWTFRFDNGELFRGVGENVAWESRSFEDDKWTYDYLLPSLAHNGANFFRTWMCYWNLPLEWKQPRSTKRYQPSAEYFHPGAIRRMDQLVDMCDSLGLYFMLTLDWHGHLMEHGGWKHSSYNKANGGPAETPTAFFTSQQAQEKYKNKLRYIIARWGYSSSIAVWEFFNEVDNAAFTQQDSILIPLPVIAQWHLEMSRYLKDIDPYHHLVSTSISHRDIIGMNAIPYIDFNQKHIYKHTEKIPGIYPDYIQTFGKPYVVGEFGYRWEDQDPKYATEANYDYRRGLWYGMFSPTPVLPMSWWWELFDDQHMTPYLQSVSTINKMMLQAGKGQFEQLPVQAAILESYAIKCGNTIFVYALNNTTKQQSADIRVNIPSGYTLQCFHPLKNTWNKSIYKRTADGTVQISNTVLPAKEEIILVFKP